The genomic region TTCTCGGTCGGCGCGCAATACGGCGTGAAGAACCTGGTCGACTCGCTGTCGAATCACGGAGATGTGTGGATGGCCTTTGCCATCCTCGCGGCGCTGGTGGCCGCCGACAACCTCTCCTGGCGCGTTGGCGGCTGGGTCGCGACCCATGTGCTGGTGGCGGTCACGGGCGACATCCGCCGTGACCTGTTCCGCCACCTGACCGGCCACGCGCCGTCCTATTTCGCCGACCGCCTGCCCGGCATGCTGGCCGGCCGCATCACCGCGACCTCGAACGCGATCTACCTCGTGGAAAGCATGTTCTTCTGGAACGTGCTGCCGCCGTCGCTGGCGGTGCTGCTGTCGATCGTGCTGCTCGGCACCGTCGATCCGGTGATGGCGCTGGTGCTGATCGCGGTCTCGGCCTGCCTCGCCGCGGTGATCATGCGCATCGCCGCCCGCGGCGACGCGCTGCACCAGGACTACGCCACCCAGGCCGCCGCGGTGGATGGCGAGCTGGTCGACGTCATCAACAACATGCCGCTGGTGCGCGCCTTCGGCGCCACGCTGCGCGAGCGCGAGCGCTTCGCCAGCAAGATCGACCGCGAGATCCAGAGCCGTGGCCGCAGCCTGCGCTACCTGGAAAAGCTGCGGCTGTTCCACGCCGCCTCCACCGCGGTGCTCACCGCCGGCCTGCTCGCCTGGGCGGTGATGCTGTGGCAGCAGGGCCTGGCCTCGGCCGGCGACGTGGTGCTGGTGTGCACGCTCGGCTTCACCATCCTGCACGGGTCCCGCGACCTTGCGGTGGCGCTGGTGGACATGGTGCAGCACGTCGCCCGGGTCAGCGAAGCGCTGGCCACCCTGCTGCTGCCGCACGAGCTGCAGGACCGTGAGGATGCGCAGGCGCTGCCGGCGCCGCGCGGCGAGGTCGCCTTCCACAACGTCATCTTCTCCTACCCCGAGGCCAGCGCCGTGCTGCGCGATTTCACGCTTGGCATCGCCCCGGGGAGCCGGGTGGGCATCGTCGGCCGCTCCGGCTCGGGCAAGTCCACCGTGCTGGCACTGCTGCAGCGGCTGCGCGTGCCGCAGGCCGGGCGCATCCTGGTCGATGGCGTCGACATCGCCGACCTGACGCAGGAAAGCCTGACCGCGGCGATCTCGGTGGTGCCACAGGATGTCATGCTGTTCCATCGCTCGGTGATGGAGAACATCCGCTACGGCCGTCCCGACGCGCATGACGAGGAAGTGCGCGCCGCCGCCGAGGCCGCGGGCTGCCGCGAGTTCATCGAGGCGCTGCCACAGGGCTGGCTGACCCTGGTGGGCGACCGCGGCGTGAAGCTCTCGGGCGGGCAGCGCCAGCGCCTGGCGATCGCCCGGGCCTTCCTGCGCAACGCGCCAATCCTGGTGCTGGACGAGGCGACCAGCGCGCTCGACACGGAGAGCGAGGCGGCGGTGCAACGGGCGCTCGACCGGCTGATGCAGGGGCGGACGGTGATCGCGGTGGCGCACCGCCTGTCCACCCTGCGCGACTTCGACCGCATCGTGGTCATGCAGAACGGCCGCATCGTGCAGGACGGTTCCCCGGCCGAGCTCGAGAACCGCCACGGCCCCTATCGCGAGCTGCTGCGCCGGCAAGGCTTCCGCGTGATCGAAGCCGCGGCATAGGCAGGCGCGTCCGCTTTCCCCGATCGTCGGGGAAAGCCCAGCTTCCAGCAATCGACTCCGCGAGGCCCGTGATGGCCGGTGATCCGGCCCATCACGGGCCTGTTGATTCCGCGAGCGCCCTGGGGCATGTGGCCAGTCTGCAGGCTGCGTCTCAATTCTGACGGGTATGTGAAAGAATTATACGCATTCGAACCAGGACAGGAACGGAACGGTAGCGTATGTATCCGCCGCTTCGTCTCACGCGTGCCGCCGGGGAAAGTCATGGCGCTGCTGGACCGCTTCGATCTTGCCATCCTGGGGCTGCTCGCAGCCTGCGTGGGCGAGAACCAGCAGTTCCACGCGGCGATGCTGGCCCTGGCCCAGTGCGATTTCGCCCAGGGCATCTTCCTGGTCATGCTGTTCTGGTTCGCGTGGTGGCACACCAGCCCGCAAGAACCGCCTGCCCGGCAGGAAGAGCGCCGGCAGACCCTGTCGCTGGTGCTGCTCACTTCGCTCGTGGTCGTGCTGCTGTCACGGGCACTGCAATCAGTCCTGGCGGTACACCGGCATCCGCCGGGGCTTGAGGCCGGGCAGATCGCGCACCTGCGTGACGCCATGGAACTGGGGCCTTGGGGCTCCTTTCCGAGCAGCCACGCGATCCTGTTCTTTTCCCTGGCGGTCGGGCTGTGCTGGGTGAACCGGCGGGTCGGCCTGCTGGCGCTGGCGTGGTGCGCGGGGATGATCGAGTTCCCGCGGCTGTATCTGGGCCAGCATTATCCAAGCGACGTGATGGCCGGGGCGGTGTTCGGGATCGGCTGCATGCTGGCCGTGCTGTCGCTGCCGCTGGAACAGACACGCGCGCGTCTGGACCTGTGGCGGACCAGGCATCCCGGATCATTCTATGCCGGCGCGTTCTGGATCACGTGCGAGTTCGCGCATCTGTTCAGCCAGTCCCGCAATGCCGCAGGGCTGGCTTTCAATCTTCTGGCCCCACACTGACGCGGGCCGGGCCGTCGGAACCGGCTGGCGTCACCAGCGCGGCCCCCAGCCGCGATATCCCCAGCCATAGGGACGGCGCCAACCATAGCCATAGCCGCCGCCACCGACCACGACGCCGCCGGACACCACGGGCGGGGGAGCATAGACATAACCCGGGGCATAGGCGTAACCAGGCCCATAGACGGGGGCGGGATAGGCGGGATAGGCCACGCAGCCGCCAAGAGCCAGGAGTGCGGCCATGGCGGCCACCGCCAGGCTCCGGCTGCGAACGTGATTCCTGCGCATGGTGACCATGCCGGCTTCTCCTTGCGATCGCACCGACCAGAAGACGCCGCGATTGCGGCGTCTTCATGGAGGGCAACCTGCCAGGGACGAAGCCGCGGCGCCGAATCAGAAGGCCGCGTCCTCGAACTGCCGCAGCGTGGCCCCGCCTGCCATGATGGACGCGGTCAGGGCGCTGGTCTGCGGTAGCAGCTTCTGCATGTAGAATCGCGCGGTCGCCAGCTTGGCCCGGTGGAAGGCGTCGGTTTCGGCCTGCGGCAGCGCCGCCGCCGCGGCGCGCGCCCAGATCCAGCCGAGCGCGGTCAGCCCGAACAGGCGCAGATACTCGCTGGCCGCCGCCCCCGCCTCGGTGGGATCGGCCAGGCCGCGCCGCGCCACTTCCGCCGTGGCCTGCTGCAGCCGTCCGAACGCCTTGGACAGCGGCAGCACGAATTCCCCGAGCGCTTCGTCGTCCTGGTGCGCCTCGATCCAGGCCAGCAACGGATGGAAGAAGCGACGCAGATAGCGCCCGGCATGCGCGGGCAGCTTGCGCCCGACCAGATCCAGCGCCTGGATGCCGTTGGTGCCTTCGTAGATCTGGGTGATGCGGGCGTCGCGGACGTACTGCTCCATGCCCCATTCGCGGATATAGCCATGGCCGCCGAGCACCTGCATGCCCAGGGCGGTCATCTCCCAGCCGACATCGGTGAACAGCGCCTTCACCACCGGCGTCATCAGCGCGACGAAATCCTCGGCCGCCTGACGTTCCTGCGGATCGGGATGGCGCTCGGCGATGTCGGCCTGCAGCGCCGTCCACACCCCGAGCACGCGGCAGCCCTCGGTCATCGCCCGCATGGTCAGCAGCATGCGGCGCACATCCGGATGCACCAGGATCGGATCGGCCGGACGCGCCGGATCGCGCACGCCATCCAGCGCCCGGCCCTGCAGGCGCTCGCGCGCATAGGCGACGGCATTCTGGTAGCTGATCTCGGCGAGCCCCAGCCCCTGGATGCCGACGCCGAGCCGCGCCTCGTTCATCATGGTGAACATGGCGGCAAGGCCGCGATGCGGTTCGCCCACCAGCCAGCCGCTGGCACCGTCGAAGTTCATCACGCAGGTCGAGGACGCCTTGATGCCCATCTTGTGCTCGATGGCACCGCAGGAGACGCCGTTGCGCGGCCCCGGCCGGCCATCCGGGGCCGGCAGGAATTTCGGCACCAGGAACAGCGAGATGCCGCGCGTGCCGGAGGGCGCGTCCGGCAACTTCGCCAGCACCAGGTGCAGGATGTTCTCGGTGAGGTCCTGCTCGCCGCCGGAGATGAAGATCTTGGTGCCGGTGATCCGGTACGCGCCCTCCCCGTCCGGCTCGGCGCGGGTGCGGATCAGCCCGAGATCAGTGCCGCATTGCGGCTCGGTCAGGCACATCGTGCCGGCCCATTCGCCCGACACCAGCTTCGGCAGATAGCGGTCCTTCAGCTCCTGCGACCCGTGCCGCAGCAGCGCCGAATAGGCGCCGTGGGCGAGGCCGGGATACATGCCGAAGGAAAGATTGGTGGAACAGATCATCTCCTCGACCAACACGCCGATGGTCTTCGGCAGGCCCTGCCCGCCATAGGCCGGATCGCAGCCGAGTGAGGTCCAGCCGCCCTCGCGGAAGGCCCGGTAGGCTCCGGGGAAGCCCTTCGGCGTGCGCACGATGCCGTTCTCGAAGCGACAGCCTTCCTCGTCGCCGCTGCGGTTCAGCGGCAACAGCACCTCAGCGCAGAACGTGCCCGCGGCCTCCAGCACCGGATCGATCAGGTCGGGCGCGAGCTCCTCGCCGCCCGGCAGGGCGCGCAGGGCGGCGAAGTCACACAGCTCGTACAAGGCGAAGCGCATGTCGCGCAGTGGCGGCTGATAGCTGGGCATGGCTGTCTCCGATCCTCCGCTCAGTTGCGCAGGGGCTTGCCGGTCTCGAGCATGTGCTCGATGCGGGCCAGCGTGGCAGGCTGCTTCAGCAGGGTCATGAAGGCGCGGCGCTCGAGGTCGTAGATCCGTTCGAGCGGGATCTCGTCGAGCGGATCGGCCTTCGGCCCGCCGGTCAGGGTCTCGGCCAGGAAGCGGCTGACCACCACGTCATGCGGCGTGGCCTTGCCCTGCAGGGCGAAGCCATGGACGGCCAGATCGAGCGCCGCCCGCCCGCTCGGCCCCGGCAGGCGCAGCGTCACCGGCGCGGGGGGCTGGTAGCCTTCCACCAGGGCCAGCGCCCGCGCCTTGGCATCGGCGAGCAGGCGATCGCGGTTGAAGGTGATGCCGTCGGTCGGGCGCAGCACCAGCATCTCCTGCGCCTCGGCGGCGGATTTGGCGACGCGGGCGGTGGCGATCATCTCGAAGGCCCGCGCGACCGGCGGTATCGGCCCCTTCGGCAATGCCGGCGCGGTGGCGAGGCGGGCCAGCATGCCGGCGCAGCCGCCCCAGCCGGGGATGACGCCGACGCCGACCTCGACGAGCCCGATATAGCTCTCGGCATGGGCTTGCACGGCGTCGCAATGCAGCAGGATCTCGCAGCCGCCGCCGAGCGCCATGCCGGAGGGCGCCCCCACCACCGGGAAGGGCGCGGCCCGCAGCGCGCGATAGGCTTTCTGGCCCGCCTCCACCAGCGATTCGATCTCGCCCCAGGCGGCGATGTTGGCAGCGAACAAAGCCAGCCCCAGATTGGCGCCGACCGAGAAATGCTGGCCCTCGTTATGGATCACCAGGGCGCGGAAGGCACCCTTGCCGCCCATCGCCACGGCCTTGCCCAGCATCGCCATGGTGTCGGGATCGAGCGAATTGCCCTTGCTGTGGAATTCCAGGCAGGCCACGCCATCGCCGATGTCCCACAGGCTGGCCGAGCCATTCTTTGCCAGAGGCCGCGAGCGGCGCTTGATGTCCTGCAGCAGCAGTACGCCTTCCGGGCGGACCACGTCGTGGTACTCGCCATCGGGGGTGAAGGTCTGCAGGCTGCCATCCTGCACGCGATAGAACGTGCCCTCGCCCACCCTTTCCAGCAGCTTCGGCACGGGCCGCCCGTCCGCGCGCAGCGCCTCGGCAAGCCACGTGGCGCCGACCCGGTCGATCAGCTCGAAGGGACCCCAGCGCCAGTTGTAGCCAAGCCGCATCGCGGTATCGACGGCATCGACCGTGGCCGCCACGTCCGGCACCAGCGAGGCGGCATAGGACAGCGTGTCCAGCAGCACGGCGCGGGCATAGCGTCCGCCGCGGTCCGGATGCTCGGCCAGGCGGCGCAGGTCCTTCGCCCCCACCTGCAACGAATCGAGACGCGGCTTGCCGGCCGGGCGGTACTCCCCGCTGGCGAGGTCGATTGCCAGTTTGACGCGATCGGCACCGTTACGATGCAGCGTGTAGAAGCCACCCTTGCCTTTCCGCCCGGTGCGGCCCTCGGCGATCATCCGCGCGATCAGCGGCTCCGCGCGATGGACCGCGCGATACGGATCATCCGGCGGCAGGCTGGCCAGCAGGCTGTCGCCGACATGCGGCACGATGTCGATGCCCACCAGATCGAGCAGGCCGAAGATGCCGGTCTTGGGCACGCCGAAGGGCTTCCCGGCGACGGCATCGGCTTCCTCGACGCTCAGGCCGAGGTCGATGGCATGGCGCGTGGCGGCGGAGATCCACAGCGCGCCGATGCGGTTGGCAATGAAGCCCGGCGTGTCGGCGCAGTCGATCACCGTCTTGCCCAGGCGCCGGTCGGCGAAATCGCGGATCGCCGCCACCGCCTGCGGCCGTGTCGCCGGCCCGGCGACGATTTCAAGCAGCCGCATGTAGCGCGGCGGGTTGAAGAAATGGGTGATCAGGAAATCGGCGGCGAAGCGCGGGGGCATGTCCGCGGCGAGGTCTGCCAGCCGGATGGTGGAGGTGTTGGAGGAAACGATCGAGCCGTCCTTGCGTACCGCCTCCAGCCGTTGGTACAGCTCCCGCTTGGCGCCGGGGCGCTCGATGATCGCCTCGATGATCCAGTCGCAATCAGCGAGTTTGCCGAAATCGGCGTCCAGGTCTCCGGCCTCTACCCGCTTCGCGTTGCGTGGATGCATGAAGGCCGCCGGCTCGGCCTTCAGCGCGGCGGCGACAGCGCGCGCGGCCGCGCCCGGCACGATGTCCAGCAGCACCACCGGCAGGCCGGCATTGGCGACCTGCGCGGCGATGCCGGTCCCCATCAGGCCGGCGCCGATGACCCCGACCTTGCCGATCACGCCACCGCCTCCAGCACCGTCGCGATCCCCTGCCCGCCGCCGATGCATTGCGTCGCCAACGCGTAGCGTCCGCCCTCGCGCCGCAGCAGCGCTGCCGCCTTGCCAAGGATGCGCGCCCCCGTCGCCCCCAGCGGATGGCCGAGCGCAATGGCGCCGCCATCGATGTTGGTCTTCGCCTCGTCGAGGCCGAGTTCACGCATGCAGGCGATCGCCTGGCTGGCGAAGGCCTCGTTGATCTCGACGACGTCGAGGTCGCGCGCGGAAATCCCCGCCCGCGTCAGGGCTTTCTGCGCCGCACCGACCGGTCCCATGCCCATCACCTCCGGCGCGCAGCCGGCCACCGCGATGGATTTCAGCCGCGCCAGCACCTCCAGCCCGTGGCGGCGCGCAAACTCGGCGGAGCAGACCAGTACCGCGGCGGCGCCATCGGTCAGCGGGCTCGACGTGCCCGCGGTCACGCTGCCATCGGCACGGAAGGCCGGCTTCAGCTCCGCCAGCTTCTCCGCCGTGGTCTCGGGCCGGATGCAGCCATCCCGGCTCACGCCTCCGACCGGCACGATCTCGGCTTCGAGCCGTCCCTCCGCCTGCGCCGCCGCCGCCTTGCGATGGCTGGCCACGGCGAAGTCCTCCTGCGCCGCGCGCGAGACCTGATGGCGTTGCGCCACGTTCTCGGCGGTCTCGCCCATCGAGATGTAGGCCTGCGGATAATCGCGCGCGAGGGCGGGGTTGGGCAGGATGTTGTAGCCGCCCAGCGGCACGCGGCTCATGCTTTCGATGCCGGCGCAGATGAAGGCCTCGCCGGCGCCGAGCGCGATCGCCCCGGCCGCCTGGTGCACCGCCTGCATCGAGGATCCGCAGAAGCGGTTCACCGTCACCCCCGCCGTCTCCTGCGGCAGCCCGGCGATGAAGGAGATCAGCCGGGCCACGTTCAGCCCCTGCTCGCCCTCGGGGAAGGCGCAGCCGACGATGACGTCCTCGATCGTGGCGGGATCGATCCCGGATTGCGCCACCAGGGCCCGGACCACGATCGCGGCCAGGTCGTCCGGACGCACGCGCGCGAGGTCCCCCTTGCTGGCGAAGTGGAAAGGCGACCTGCGATAGGCCGCGATCACGACGTCGGGCATCCCCGCATTCTCCTTCTCAGATGGTCCGCTTGTGTCTGACGTTCAGCTCCGGCCGGCCGGACGCCCGCGCGCGGCGAGCGCGGCCCGGGCCTGGGCCTGGATGTCGCGCAGCTCCGCCAGCGCCTGGTCCAGGTCGCGCCGCTGCGCTTCCAGCGCGGCGATGCGGGCCTCTGTTCCCGCCAGCAGCAGCCGCAACTGCCCGGCCTGGGTGCGGTCGGCATCGTAGAGATCGAGATAGTCCTTGATCTCACCCAGCGAGAATCCCAGCCGCTTGCCGCGCAGCACCAGCAGCAGCCGGGCCCGGTCGCGCCGGTCGAACACCCGCGCCTGGCCCACCCGTTGTGGCGTGATCAGTCCCTTGGCCTCGTAGAAGCGAATGGCACGCGGCGTGACTCCCAGCTCTTCGGCCAGTTGGTTGACGGAGTAGAGGGGGCGCGGGTCCCGCCCCTTCGGCCCTTCGACCCTGACCGGTTCATTGTGATCCACGACGCAGCAACTCCTCCCGCAACTCCTTGCGCGACAGCTTGCCGACGGCGGTCCGGGGCAGCTCGGCCCGGATCTCGATCAGCCGCGGCATCTCGATCGGCGAGAGCTTGGTCCTGAGGAAATCCCGCAGCCCCGCCTCGGTCAGCGTCGCCCCGGGGCGCAGCTGGACGAAGGCGGCCACGCTCTCGCCGCGATAGGAATCGGGCATGCCCAGCACCGTCGCGGCGGCGATGTCGGGATGCTGGTAGATCGCCTCCTCCACCGTGCGCGGATAGACCTTGTAGCCCGAGGCGATGATCAGGTCCTTGATGCGATCGACCAGCGTCACGTAACCGTCCGCGTCCATGATCCCGACATCGCCGGTGCGCAGCCAGCCGTCTGGCAACAGGACGGTCCCGGTGTCGGCGGGGCGCTGCCAGTAGCCCTGCATGACGTTGAGGCCGCGCACCACCAGTTCGCCGCGCTCGCCGACCGGGACCCGCCGGGTGGGATCGTCCAGCGCCCGGATCTCCGCCTCCACCCCCGGAATGGGCAGGCCGATGGTGCCGGCGCGATTCCCCTCCGTCACCGGGTTGCAGAAGCAGACCGGGCTTGCCTCGGTCAGGCCATACCCCTCCACCAGCGTACACCCGCTCGCCTGCTCGAACCGGTGCTTGATCTCCAGCGGCAGCGGCGCCCCGCCGGAAAGGCACAGCCGAACGTCCGAGAGATCCCGCCGTCCGGCCCCGTGGTCGAGGAGGGCCTTGAACAGCGTCGGCACGCCGGGAAAGATGGTCGGGCGGCGCCGTCGCAGCACCGCCAGCAACTGCGCCGGCGCGAAGCGCGGCAGCAGCACCAGTTCCGCCCCCCGGGCGAGCCCGGCGTTCATCACCATGGTCATGGCAAAGACATGGAACAGCGGCAGCACCGCGAGCACCCGCTCCTCGCCCGGCCTGAACTGCGGGAACCAGCGCAGCATCTGGCCGACATTGGCGGCGAGATTGGCATGGGTGAGCATCACCCCCTTGGGCAGGCCGGTGGTGCCGCCGGTGTACTGCAGCACCGCCAGATCCGCCGGCGCCACCGCCGGGGGGGCCGCGATCGGCGCCTCCGCGACCAGCGCGTCGAAGCCGACCACACGGTCGTCGTTGCGCGGCACCGTGGCCAGCACGCGGCGCTTGGCCACGCGGAAGACGGCCGCCTTCATCGGCCGCAGGGCCCGGTGGAAGCGGCAGGCCACGATGCGCTTCACCGTGCCATGGCCGAGCAGCGCCACCACCCGGCCGAAGATCGGCTGCACGTCGATCGTCACCATGATCGAGGTGCCGGAATCCGCCGCCTGCGCGGCCAGTTCCTCCTCGGTGTAGAGCGGGTTGTAGTTGACCACCGTGGCGCCCGTCTTCAGGGCGGCGAAGAAGGCGATCACGAAGAACGGCGTGTTGGGCAGGCAGAGCCCGATGCGCGTGCCCGGCCCCGCGCCGAGCCGGGCGAAGCCCGCGGCGGCCCGGTCGATCAGGCTGCCGAGTTCGGCATAGTTCCAGCGCCGGCCGAGGAAATCGAGCGCCGGACGCGGGCCGAAGCGACGCACCGCCTCGTCGATCAGTGCGGTCAGCGTGGCCGGGGCCTCGTCGAACGCCCAGTCGATGCCTGCTGGATAGGCGCGCAGCCAAGGCCGCGCCCCGGGATCCTGCACATCCTGTCGCGTCACCATTCCTGCACTCCTCCCCGGCCACGTGAGTTGACGACACGTTGGTTTCTGGAACGCTTATTCTTGGTATTCTTGGAACGCTGGTGTCCGGCCGGACCGGTTGCGGCCCGGCCGGAAGGTATCAGAAGGCGTAGGTGCCCTGCACCGAGACGATGTCGATCTGGTTATTGTAGCTGGCGCTGAAATTGCCACGCAGATAGTTGGGTGTTCCCGGCCCGCCATCAACCAGCCCGATATGGGTGTTGTCGACGAAGATGTGGGTATACGCGGCAGAGATGGCCAGTTTGGGCAGCGGCTTGTAGGTAGCGCCGACCGAAAGCCAGTAGCGGTCGCCGTCGGGGATGCGCGGGGTGCGGTCGATGTTGCGCACCGGGGTCTGGTCGTAGGCAACGCCGCCGCGCAGGGTCAGCTTGTCGTTCAGCCGCCAGTCCGCGCCGAGCGAGAGGGTATAGGTGTCACGCCAGTTCTCGTCGGTGATCGACGGCCCGCCGGGATAGTCGATGTAGAGCGTGCGGAAGCTCGACCAGAAACTGTAGTCGAGCTGGGCCAGCAGGGTGACGGGCCCGATATCGTGCGAGAAGCCGATGCCCAGCAGCCCCGGGGTGGCGAGCTTCGCCGTGGCCGGGCCGCCGCGGAAATTCGGCTGCAGCGACAGCGGGTACTGCACGTTCTCGAAGCCGACCGAGCCACCGAGCTGGTGATAGATCGAGGAGCGGTAGTTCACGCCGACCCGCGTGCCCTCGATCGGCTCGTACAACAGACCGACCTGCCAGCCGACCGCGGTGTCATCGCCCTTCAGCCGGGCGAGGGCGTCATTGCGCCCGGGAAAGTAGCCGGGGATGCGGCGCGAGGCCCCGACCGAGCCCAGGTCTACCGAATTGGACAGCGTCGCGTTCACCACCTCGATCTGCAGCCCCGCCGAGACCGACAGGTTCGGCAGCACCTGGTAGGCCACCGAGGGGGTGATGTTGTAGGTACGCAACTGGCTGGTCAGCGCGTAGTAGCGCGCGATCGAATCGGTGCCGTATTTGGTGGTCAGCCCGAAGGGCGAGGTGATGGCAAGGCCCGCCCACCAGCCACCGCCGATCTCGGCGGTGGCGAAGATCGAGGGCAGCAGCGCATCGCCGGCGATGTCGCCGCCGAGCGTCCCGAGCACCGGAAAGCCGCTGACCGTGGTGGCGTTCGCATTCTGCAGGGTCGATTGCGGCATGATCAGCGAAGAACTGACGCTGACCTGGTAGCCCGGCAGCCGGGTCATGCCGGCGGAATTGAAGAACAGCGTCGCCGGATCATCGGCGCGGGCGGCGGCCCCGGCAAAGGCGGCGCCCTGATACATGGCGCTCTGTTCCTTCAGCGCGAAGCCGCCGGCCCGCGCCTCTCCCACCGTGAGCGCCGCCATCGCGACGCCGGCCAGCAGCATGCAGCGTGCTGCAGTCTCTTGTTGAGCCATTGTGCCCCGTTATCCTCCCGTCCGTCACGTCGCGACGCGATTGCCATGTGATGTTGTCCAACTCCATTCTGCAACATACATTGACGTTAACGTCAATTGTCTGACGTTATAGTGCACCGCACAATCGAACCGCCTGAGGGGAAACGGAAAATGCCGGACAGTGACACGTTGATTGCTGCCATGCGGGCCCGCACGCCGGCGCTGCGCGGACTGGGTTACCGCGTGCGCTTCGAGATCACCGACACCGGCGACGAGATGCTGCTCGACGGCACCGGCGGCAGCGCCACGGTGGAGTCGGGCGGCGGGGCCGCGG from Rhodovastum atsumiense harbors:
- a CDS encoding OmpP1/FadL family transporter: MAQQETAARCMLLAGVAMAALTVGEARAGGFALKEQSAMYQGAAFAGAAARADDPATLFFNSAGMTRLPGYQVSVSSSLIMPQSTLQNANATTVSGFPVLGTLGGDIAGDALLPSIFATAEIGGGWWAGLAITSPFGLTTKYGTDSIARYYALTSQLRTYNITPSVAYQVLPNLSVSAGLQIEVVNATLSNSVDLGSVGASRRIPGYFPGRNDALARLKGDDTAVGWQVGLLYEPIEGTRVGVNYRSSIYHQLGGSVGFENVQYPLSLQPNFRGGPATAKLATPGLLGIGFSHDIGPVTLLAQLDYSFWSSFRTLYIDYPGGPSITDENWRDTYTLSLGADWRLNDKLTLRGGVAYDQTPVRNIDRTPRIPDGDRYWLSVGATYKPLPKLAISAAYTHIFVDNTHIGLVDGGPGTPNYLRGNFSASYNNQIDIVSVQGTYAF
- a CDS encoding SCP2 sterol-binding domain-containing protein, which codes for MPDSDTLIAAMRARTPALRGLGYRVRFEITDTGDEMLLDGTGGSATVESGGGAADTVLRLSSEDLARLIAGRLSPMLAFSTGRLRVEGSRGVALKLASLLDED